From the genome of Oryza glaberrima chromosome 1, OglaRS2, whole genome shotgun sequence:
TTTGCTATGCCTCCATCGAAAGTCGAAATAGGCGATTCAAGCAAATACGAGGATAAAGTTGATCCCCAAACCACCACCATCTGCATGCCTTCATGCAAATACTGGGGAAACCAGCGAAACTATGCTGCTATTGCCACTACTGTGCCACTTACTATGGTCAACACCAGCTTATTGCATCTCTAGCAACAAATTGTATTGTCTAACAAAACTTCTACAAGTTCACATGAAGCTCATCCAGATATACTAAGGTCTGTCATGCTTCTGTCAGCAATATATGCCTTTATATCCCTGAAAAGATTTAAAAGGGAACAAGATAATTAACAAGCCaattggaaaaaataaaattgtgaaaaatattTCACAACTCCGGAAGGCAGATCAATATTGCGGGTGATGCACACTTTACCTGCATCTGGGAGCTGAACAGTCTGCATTGTCACAAAGCAGTGAGTGCGTGAACAGCAGTTTCCACATGAATACACACATATGGCAACCTCCTCCACCACGGGCACGGGTATGACATCGTACACCATGGAAGAACAGTTTCTTTAACGTCAAACAAAGTTTGGAAGTGCAACTTCGATCAAAACATCTTGATGCATGCACCAAGCCTTCAAGGTAGTCCTGCTTTGAAAGCATCCAATTCATTAGCAAGAGGCACCGTAAATATCACTAGCAGAAAATAATATTTGGGATGAAACCACATAATTACCACATGAGAATCTAAAAGCTTATTGAATATTTTTCATCCTGATTGAAAATTTGGATATGCAGTCACAAAATACTGGGACAAAACATAACATGAAGTAACACATAAGAATAGTGAAGCATACACTTCACACATATGCTCAAGATTAAACCAAAAGGATAAAATTATGGAACAAATAATAATAGTGCAACTCACTTATATTCTACAGTTTATGCCAAATATAATCATGCGAAGAgcaaacaaccaaaaaaaaatcagatcccCAGAGTTGTTCCCGAAAAATCAGAAGATGTTAATTTCGAGTGCATAATAAACATTCATGAAAAACACAAATAGGAGATGAAAAAGATTCAGCTACCAATTTAAGGATACCTGTAGAGTGTACTTCTGCAATACGTGATGGTCTTTTTTCTGCCTCAACTTATGAATATGCAAACTTTCACCGTCTTGTTTATAGCATGAATCACAAAAGTTGCAGCCTAGGCAAACCAAGCACCGCCATGCCAAGCATTGATCCATGGCACGGTGACAAGAAGAACAAGTTGAATCATGTAGATGATAAAGAATCATCATTGTGGAATGTTTTGCCCTCCGGAGAGTATCAAACTGGTATTGATTGTCTTGACAATGCTTCAGGAAATCTATTCTGCTGTCAAAGTACTTGCTTTCCATTGTTGGATCTACATCATCCGTTTCTGGAAGAGGTTCTTCCTCTATCTGTCAGAGGAGATTAGTAATCTGGTTAGTATTTCCATGCAGGCAGATTGTAGCTACCTTAAATAGATGAATTCATATACTTACTCTTTCAAATGCAtgcttttgttttgttgtagCTGGGTGCCTGTCCTTCAGAGGGGTATTCAGCTCCTCAGCATAACAACTACGAGGACAAATAAGAATGGCATCATAAATAATGGGTGCCTTAACGACAAAGAGTAATTgaataacaacaaaaaagtaGGAATGTAGATTCATTTTGCAATTTGACAGGCAAACGGTCACTGTATAAGCTAGAATGGTTGAACTATGCAAGTGCCATGtgcaattatatatttttaccaACAGCAGACATTTCCCCTAGTGCTGTTCCAGAAAGTTCTTCAGTATGGGAAATGCATTCTATATGGTCACAAAAGTTTACATGACTGAATGCTTACCGTTCACAAAGAAAGAAGTTTTTGCAGCTGGTGCAAACCCAACTACTACCAGATACAATAGGATGGTGGCAATGCTTGCAAAATTGCTGCAGACAAAGCATTAAAAAATCTTCTTTCATGGTTCGCAACCTTTCTCCAAGCTGCCAACAATGAAAATTAAGGGGTCAAGTGCCTAAAATACTGAAGAaggcccggcgaaaaaaaattctgaagaaAGGGAGCACCATGATTTAAACAACCAACCTTATGCACAAGTAAAATATCCTCGAGGTTTCCTTTCCGGTCATCACGTTTGGCAACCCGTAGAAGCCTTCCTAGTTGAGTTTCTTTCTTCTGTGAGGTGTCATCATCTTTCTTTTCAAGGAGCCTCTCTGCTTCCCCAGGCCAGAAATCATTATCACAGTATGGCAACCATGCAGCTGAGATATTGGTCTTGCATTCATTGGTGGGCTGAAGGAAGAAGTCATAGAGTGTATTCCGTTCCACAACTACCCCCTCCTTAACAGCCTTCTTTACCAAATTCTGGTACCTAAATATATTGAAAAGATTATCAAATGAAGGCCCATAAATAATTTTAGGATTGACTGTAAAAGATGATGAAGACCAACCAGCTCCGAAGCTTGTCAGACTTTGGCATCTTCTGTATTGTAGGATGACAATATAAAACATAATCGTCACGCTTTGTAGATGGGCAAGTCCATATGGAACAGCTTACAAACCCTCGTTTCTTGCAGAAATCCAAGTAGCCAATCTGGGGGAAAACAGATTGGAAGATAATCAGACCAACATGAGATCCATAAACTGAAATCAAGATCAAGAACACTAAGTGTTTAATGATTATGCATTCTCATACCAAAATTTCATGATACACAAAGGTACGGAGAGCTTCTCCACTGGCCGACTTGATTTCCGGTCTGAAGTACTTGACAGAATCGATATATGCAAGATAAACGTGCCTTTGATTTGGTGATGGGCAGGCTGAACCATACTCTTGCACATACATGGCGAACAGGCATACATCTACACCTTCATTCTTTTGAAACAAGAGAATGGCCTGCACAAGCACAAAACACGGAAATGGTAACCCACATTATCCACTAAATAATTAAAGCATAATTTAAATGGATGTTATAATAATAGCATTAGTAAAGTATAAGTATCACATAATCACCTTTGATTTGTACGGAAATTCCCCAGGAtattgttcttttttaaaaaaatccttgAAACGTGGTTGGACTTGCAGTGTTCTATCAGCTGAAGATACCACTCTAACAGTAAGACCTTCAACTCCTGGTACCTAATAATTGGACCATAAAAGTTCGCCCAATAAGTTTCTCCAGTATATTACAGTGTAATAAAAATCCTAGAGGCAGAAAAATAACATTAAGATCAGCATAGATGATCAGATAAGACTAAGCAAAGCATCCACAAGTTTATGTTCCAAGTTTGACCATGAATTGTAATATGACATCTTGGTCAGCTAAATCAGATGAATATGCAGAACCAACTTTTATCGGAATCCAATAAAAtgcaaggaaaaagaagaaaaaagtagTTTCACTAAAAAGGATACTGAAACGCAACAAATATATGGTCATCAACATGTGTTCCAAAGATGAATTCATCAATGTAATCAGCTGGAATCCTGAAGCCATAAATACACATTGCTAGATGCACCAAGAGAAGTATTAAGAACATGATTAAGTGAAATGCCATCAGTAcattgtaaaaaataaaaagaaacgcATGACAGTAAAGATGCATTCATGTAATGAATTATCTAAGTCAACTTAGAAGACTATAATATAAGGACTAACATGTTACTTGAAACCTTCAATCAACAACCAGCACATAGAGCAAGAAGCACAAAAATGCAATTGGAAAGACGTATGTAACTTTTGGCTGTGGTTCAATAGGTTAACAGTGAGGTAGCCTGTTCAACGGTAGCAGAATGCAACACCAGCATATTCTGTACACGGGACAAGGTATAAAAGAAAAGCATAACACAACTACCTCATCAACACTTTTTCCAGAAGCAATTGCCCTCTGTTGCCGCTCCTGCACAAGCCGCTCAGAAAGCCTTTGCTCAATATGATCACTTAGTCTAGTTCTTGGTAACTCGCGTGCTCCCAGAATAGTAGATGGCTCAAGTGAATCAACATCTTCATTATCCTTTTCCTTCAAGAAACATTTTGCACAAGTATATTCAGCCTCTGGATCCACGATTTTGGGGTTAAAAAGTGCGCAGATTTGATGCTGCCAAGCTTTGCACTTATCGCACTGGACCCACTGAAAAGGCATAATTAAACAAAAAATGAGTAATTCGTATATGATTCCAAATGACTAGAGAGAAATAAGAGAAGCATATGTTACCCATTCTGCCTCAGCATCTGTCTCTGCATAGCTGAATCTCTTCTGATATTTGGCTTTGGCACTACTAAGATGGTGGCATCTGCCACATATTGAAGATTTGTCATTTCCATTTTCCACTTCAACATAATAGGATCCTGtagaatttattattttaaaacagagcGCGCAAAATCGTGGAGGGGGCTCAAAGAGGAGTCTTTCCATCCCACATAAATTGCATGTGTTCTGATCAGGCAAGCCTTCAACTGATAGCAGCTCTTCAGTCGGCACTTTGCTCTACAAAAAATAAGTTAATCATGTTAAGAGATATAAACTTTGCTTAAAACAAGCACACACTCTGTACAATATAATCAAGAAAGCTTGAGTGACAACAAAACCCAAAATCTTAGTACCAAATGAAAATCAATTGAAAGTACATAATATTTAGTTAATTTTGCAGCTGCTCAGTTTGAAAATTTCTCTAGACTACATCAACCAATAATAATCAAGTGCTTTACAATACTAGATAAATCATACAAGATCCAACAGGTTATTCACTCACCTGAGAAGTATCATGGTTCAGAGTACACAAGTGATCTTTAAGCTCCTCAGAAGTTAATGCATAAAGTACTGAGGcccctcttctcttccttgcCCTCAGGCTGTCTCCTGACAATGTTTGGTCCAATAAATCAACCTTTGCATCCTTCATCTCAATGTCACTATTTTCACGACGAAATTCTTCTTCAGTTTGTACAGCACTCCCCGACAATCTGACCATATCCATTCCATGTACACTATCGGTGCAAGCAATGTTGTCCCCCAAGGAAGTACAACATGGTGATTTTGTTGGTGAATTAGTGACTTCAGATTGTACTGTTTCAGCAGATGCATAAGTCTCATTGGCAGCAGGTTGTTGTTCCTTTGAAGCCTCCATTTCATTGACATGGACAAGATGGGGAACATCAACTTTCAAGCGTTTTGCTGGATAATGCTTGCCAGAAGATCCATCTGAAGCAGGTGAAGTCGGCTTTGATACAGTACTATTTGATGTCTGTTCAGCTCTATCCACTGTCTTGCTTACAGGGCTACAAGCACCATAATTAGTCATGAAGCCCTGCTGATGATGCATAAAGTGGTTGCTTAAATTTGAGCTTTTCTCCCTGGAGAAACCTTCATGATCAGAAGTATGcccaagtttttctttcatttGAATGCATCGATCCCGTTTGTGCTCTCCATTGATGTACGGATGAATTTGAGCATGATACAAGTCATGGTTTCCAGTGGTAATGTTTGACTGATCTGATTGCTCTAGTGACTGACTCCACGTCTCTTGCTTCATCTCACATTCTACGTATTGTTGCAACAAAGGTCCCTGACCGGTTGTGGGATACAAACTTTTATTGTTTGTGGAAAGGTTTTGTCCGTTCACTGTTGAGAAAGAATCCATCGGAAGTGTTCTCATTGCACTAGAACATGTTGTTTGATCCCACACTGCTGACAAAGAACTAGAACTCCCAGAGGTTGATGGTTGTGAACTATCATTTTGATACGCATCACCTGGCAAAATTTGACCATAGTGTTTATGATGCCAAATAACTTCAGCTCAACTCTGTTTCAGACATAAGAAAGGGGATGTAAACTCACCTGAGAAATGTTCTTTTATATGGCCAGTATGCAGTACATCAATACTAGGGCTACATTTCGGTAGAGTTGATGCACATGAGGTAAAAATGGTGTTTGCTAATCTTTCAGGCATCTGCTTGGGTTTATCAGCCAACGAATGAGCAAAGTTAGCAGCACCCATACAGTTTTCATATTGGTTATATCCTGCCAAAATCAAGCcaataaagaattaaaaaaaattaaggtgtATTGTGAGGTTAAAATAGGTAACTCATCATCTCAACTCACCCTGAGTGGAGGATACATTATATGCACAGGAGGGCAGATTATTAGGTCCAGGAGTAACTCTATCATGGTAGATGGGCACCTCCATCACAGGCAGCTGTTGTGAGTTTAGTTTGGATGAAGCTGCTGAAGCATTCCAATGAAACATACTACCCCGAAATGATGCAGAATTGACGATAGCATTCAACCTGGTTCTTAAAGTTTCAAGATCCATATACTTAATCTGAGAGAGAATCAGATGTTAGCAAGTGACTGAGAACTATTTAGATAAATGAATCCAAATAATCAACTTCTAAGTACACCAAACTGTTCAGCAGTAACAATTCTGTTTAAGGATTACAAGAATATGCTGAATTTTGTATTTATTCAATAAAGCATGTAGATAAGTTCAATATTGTCCAATATTAGAGTAGAAACCACACCAAATTAAAGCACCATAGGTGATCATATATCCTATAATAGTTCTAATGCAGCAAGAGACAACACAAACCTTTGAATCAGCTTTCTCAAAAAGATGTCGGTCAATACATTTTCCAATTTCCATAAGAAAGGATAGGTCAAAGTTGCAGAATTCCTTCCGCTCATTTAGGTACTCTACACTGgataagaaaaaagaatcaGGATATAGTTGAACAAGAGATAATAACTGCAATAAGTTATCGGTTTGCTACAACTTAAGTTGCAACAAGCCACCAAAAGCACGTGATGTTATCAGACAGACTGGTCACTAGCAGTCACAGATTTTAGATAAAATCGTGCCAGTAGCATTGCAGTTTTTGAAATGTTCAACCAAAGTTGCAGAAAACATATGTACAGTGTATACTTTGTTGGTACGGCATGCTAGTATAAAGCAACTAGTAATCTGCAAGTCAAAGCTAATCCCAATATTGGTGGTTTAAGAACTTACATTTTACGGTGAATAATATTGCGAACTACAGATGTATCTTGATCCATATTATCCAACTGAAGAATTTCAGCTGCAGATTGTGTCCAGCCACTTGTGGGGTATTGCTGGGTAGGAAATCCACTTGCTGCATATTGCTGTTGAGTCCCTTGCAGGGTCTTTGCCATCATGCTTCTATCTCGCCTGGAATTCGCAGAATAAACCCATTACGAGCTTGATCAGTAGCTTACATGCAGCCAACACATAACCAGCAGGTAGATGGCAACAGAGCAGAAATAGGATAGTAGCAAGTATAATACGATTCTACTGTGACTCATACAAACAATGTCAGTTCTGGAAGAGAAACACATCGCATCTCCTAAACTACAGTCAATATCACTACCAATGCGCCTACCAAGAAGCAATATACTAGGTAAAATGGTGATAACGAGTAGATGGCGCATATTGCTACTACACAATAGCGCGTGAAAACCACTATCCCGAGCACAGGATCACCCTTCGAATTCTCTACACATTGCAATACTCAATCAGCGTCCAATGCTACACAGGGGTGGACCTCATGTTGGACATGGGTGTTCAAGTGAATCCCCAATTtactattattatatatatttattggaAACAAACCAGGGGCGaatccaacttgggacatgggggttcagttgaaccctCACAAACTTCTTttggggaacaaacaaactgttactttATTAAGGTTTAGGCTCTGAAATTAATAgaggagcttcttccagatctagaattgaagctagggttaactcccccacaaaaaaaaaaaagctagggTTAGCGCAAGCAAATTCGAGACAAAATTAGGTCGGggaggatgtggatgctcaccaggatgcaGCAGGACGACGgtgcccctccctccccggcctctgctcgccagatggagatGGGCGCCCCAACCCTAACCCTTGCTGTGCTCGCGAGATGGGGGATCGGCGAGGACGAAAGGGGCGGAGGCCGAGACGAGACGGGACGGGGGGATTTTCTTTGACGCGGAAAGGACGGCGGAGATACTCGAGTGCTCGAGGCACAATGATTTTTGGACgctaaggttttttttttttctttcctataTGTAAATTGATCCGGTTACGTCCTGGCCCAGCCACGTTTGGGCTCGGAACAACtaacgggccgtgccgtgccggcccactTGTCGAGGGGTCGGCCGTGCTGACCAGTGGATGGGCCAGAATTTGGCGCCGAATACGGCTCGGCCGGCCTGTCTGCCTATGATGAATCTCACATTGGGCCAATACGGCccaatttctaaatttatttcacTCGCGGAGCCCATTCACCCGAAAGCGATTTTGCTAACCATCACTCGCGTGATTTTTTTCTGACATTTCACGTTTTTTTGCAGGCTCGTCAGCCGGCGCGTCGGACACCAGCACGTCGGCCACCGTGTCGGATAAGCACGATGACACAGTGGCCTCTGACCGGCGAGCCAGCCGCCGGTAGCACGGCCAATACTGATCGACGAGAGACACCGTCCCTCTCGTCGTTGTcgtgaaatataaaattacagtcctatataactaaatttacatttgtaaattcagttgatttgacatgtaagtgcactgtaattttgataaaaaataatgtttaagtaaatatgtacttattattttctttaaaatataaaattacagtcatatataactaaaattacatttgtaaatttagttgatttgacatgtaagtgcactttaattttgataaaaataatgtataagtaaatatgtacttattattttatttaaaatataaaattacagtcttatataatatatgtaaatttagttgatatgacatgtaagtgcactataattttgataaaaatattgtgtaagtaaattTGCATTAGTCATtttatttcaaatataaaattacagtcctctataactaaaattacatatgtaaatttagttgatatgacatgtaagtgcactgtaattttgataaaaatattgtgtaagtaaatttgcattagttattttatttcaaatataaaattacagtcctatataactaaaattacatatgtaaatttagttgatataatatgtaagtgcactgtaatttcgataaaaatgttgtgtaagtaaatttttattaattattttattttgtagtccGTTGGATGCAAATCCAAGGAAagaaaaaatctcaaaaatcaCCCGAGTGATGCATAGGAGGTCCCCTcgaaagaggggaaaagaaaaacatcgaACCGacaaggaataagtccattttgcctccctcaattcTTCCCCTTTGTCGAATTacatccctcaaccacaaaaccgggtatattaCCTCCTCCAAGTgttaaaaccagtacaaaacaactcccttggtggtttttgaCAGTGGTTTTGCTGGCGTCGCATCCTAGTCAtcgaaaaaaatttaaaaaatatgtgagggcccacatgtaagtggcaTTTctattcttcctctcctccaccactctcctctctcctcccccttctctctccccaaaCAGAGCACGGCCAGGAGAGGGGCCGGAGGCGCGGGAGGTGTGGGGACCACCGGAGGATGCGGGCGCACGACGCAAGGGAGAGGATCGCCGACCGCGGCGCCCACGCGGGGAGGGTTCACCTGCCACGGCGTCGATCTGCTCGACCGGCAACACATCCTCCTGCTGTCTATCCGCGCCGCCAACCTCCAGCAAAATACGTAAGCTCATCAGGCTACCTTTCGAAGAGCATGTCATGTGCTGACTGTGGAGTGCAAAAGATTGAGCTTTCACCTAAACACTTGGAGGGGGATAAACTGGCGACCATCCATGAAGCAGCAGGAGTAACAACTGAAGATGATCATGATCCATCCCAACAAGTCGCCGGAGCAAGTGGTAGCCTCTTTCGAGCTTCGACACCTCATGAGGAACAAATCAGACATAAAAAAAACCCCATGAAGAACAACCCAACAGTAACAAAAGCATCCCCCTCCATTAGCTGCATGTCCTTCCTGGAATTCTATTTTTCTTCTCCAAAGAGACAACTTGAGATGCATGGATGAACAATTGGCGATGCGCCTACTACTGCCCGGACTCCTCATCGGACTCGCCGTCGTCACGCTCAtcctccccgtcctcctgctgctgctgatggtgtTGGTGATGGTGGTGCGGGTGCGGCAGTTGACTGGCGGCATCAGCGCTGCCGACCTGGTGGTAGAACTGGCTGAGCGACTGTGCGGCGAGCACGCTGATGTGGCTGTCCTGTGAGAGTCCTAGCTCTAGCCCCAGCATGGTGCGACGGATGTCAGCGCCGACACCGATATGGTCCCCGTCCCCGTGGCGGCGACGATTGCCGGCTCCGCCTGCTGGAGCAGCCACTGGACGGTCTCGCCGTCAGACTTGTGGCCGAGCTCCCGCGTCAGCTGGAAGATCCAGGCGACGCACAGTGCCGGCATCCGGATCCGCCGTCCCCGGCCGTCCACCTTGGTGTGCGAGGTCCTTGTTCGAGCTCCGCTTCGGTCCTAGCTCCTgcatcctcctctcccccgccgccaccgctaccACCTGCATCTATTGCTGCTGACAGCGGATCCTCTCCCTCGCGGCGTGCGCCCGCCGCATCCTCCGGCGGTCCCCACACCTCAAGCGCCTCCGGCGCCTCCCCTGGCCGTGCTCTGttcggggagagagaagggggaggagagaggagagtggtggaggagaggaagaatagAAAtgccacttacatgtgggtcctcacgtattttttaattttttttatgactaggaatccacgtcagcaaaaccactatcaaaaaccaccaagggagttgttttgtactggttttaacACTTGGGGGAGGtaatatacccggttttgcggttgagggatgtaATTCGATAAAGGGAGGGAGgcaaatggacttattccaacCGACAACGAAACGAAACGGTCCTTAATTACTCCTATATAAGCCAACCTATTATTGCCTCTTCTTTTGATCTTTTCACGTAGACTAGTAACGATTTGATCGAGGAGCCATAATGGATACGAAACAGCCGAGAATCGACGCAATAGGGCTGCGGTTCAGGACCGTGGTTCACATCACGCTGGTGGCGTCGATGGCGTACGCGGCCTTCGGCGCCGCGGTCGCCTACCCGGCCTCCGGCGCTCCGGCGGCTCTGGCGCTCGCGTTCATCCTCGGCTACGGCGCGCTCCTCTTCCTGCTCCCGTTCTCCGTCTACGCGCTCGAGTTCCTGAGGCAGGAGTTCCCGATCGCGCGGACGCCGCTGTCCGTCCAGGCGTGCGTCGCGGACACCCCCGTCGCGCTCTCCGTCGCCGTCCTGGCGGTGCTCAACCAAGCgagggccggcggcggcggcgacgtcgccctcgccgcctgcgTCGTCTGGGCCGCCGACGTAGCCGCCGTCCTGTCCCTCGCGTGGTGCCTCACGCACGGCGGCGCTCTCGCCATGGCTCTCACCAGGAGGAAACAGTACGAGGAGAGCGGGAAGGCACTGGAGCGGATGATGAAAGGGTACAATCCCAAAGACCCCGCCGCGGTCCTCTTCGCCCTCGACCTGGGCGAGATCCGCGATGCGTCCGTCCGCCTCGCGGCGGCTGTGTCGGCCGCGTGCGCGGTCGCTGGCGGcgtggcggtcggcggcggcggcggcggcggcatgtcATACACAGGTCTCTCCTATGCCGCCGCATTCTTCGCGCTCCCAATGCTGTGCCTCTCGTACTTCCAGAAGACGTGCGCCTACCCGGTGGACATGCCCAAGCACCTCGCCGCCTACGACCGGCCCCACCTGAAGGTGATCCGCTATGCCTGCGTTCGCTTCGTGGCCGCCGTGTCAGCCGCAAGCGCGATAGCCGGCGGCttggtcgtcggcggcgtgtcttggatAGGCCTCTCCTACGCCGCCGTCTTCTTCGCGCTCCCCATGTGCCTCCTCTACTTCAGGGAGAAGTACGGCTTCTCCATGTCCGATATGTCCAGCCTGCTCAAGTGGTGCAACGTGTCGGTGCCTATGGCGGCGCTAGCGCTGCTGTTCCGCCTcgtgacggcggcgcggcaggcaGCCGCACCGGACGTTAGGCTCGTCGCCATTGCCGGCACCGTGTGGGCCGTAGACGCCGCTGCGATTGGGTTTCTCGGCTGGCGCAGCACGAGGGAGATGGCCAAGCCCATACTACGGGCGAACGCGTCGGAGATTTTCACGTCGTTCGTGATGGTTTGCCTACGATACTGGCTGTATCTGCACGTTTTCTATATCCTTGGCAACGGTTCACAGAGATGTTTTCAATTCATTATAGCCGTTCTAGTTGAGAATTATCAATGTTATGCTCAAAAGTACACTTTAacattaatataatataatgtatttgtcttgttTTCTAAGTATGCAACATTGTTTTGTTTTAGTCactataaaaatgatt
Proteins encoded in this window:
- the LOC127778443 gene encoding probable histone acetyltransferase HAC-like 3 isoform X2, translating into MEIGKCIDRHLFEKADSKIKYMDLETLRTRLNAIVNSASFRGSMFHWNASAASSKLNSQQLPVMEVPIYHDRVTPGPNNLPSCAYNVSSTQGYNQYENCMGAANFAHSLADKPKQMPERLANTIFTSCASTLPKCSPSIDVLHTGHIKEHFSGDAYQNDSSQPSTSGSSSSLSAVWDQTTCSSAMRTLPMDSFSTVNGQNLSTNNKSLYPTTGQGPLLQQYVECEMKQETWSQSLEQSDQSNITTGNHDLYHAQIHPYINGEHKRDRCIQMKEKLGHTSDHEGFSREKSSNLSNHFMHHQQGFMTNYGACSPVSKTVDRAEQTSNSTVSKPTSPASDGSSGKHYPAKRLKVDVPHLVHVNEMEASKEQQPAANETYASAETVQSEVTNSPTKSPCCTSLGDNIACTDSVHGMDMVRLSGSAVQTEEEFRRENSDIEMKDAKVDLLDQTLSGDSLRARKRRGASVLYALTSEELKDHLCTLNHDTSQSKVPTEELLSVEGLPDQNTCNLCGMERLLFEPPPRFCALCFKIINSTGSYYVEVENGNDKSSICGRCHHLSSAKAKYQKRFSYAETDAEAEWWVQCDKCKAWQHQICALFNPKIVDPEAEYTCAKCFLKEKDNEDVDSLEPSTILGARELPRTRLSDHIEQRLSERLVQERQQRAIASGKSVDEVPGVEGLTVRVVSSADRTLQVQPRFKDFFKKEQYPGEFPYKSKAILLFQKNEGVDVCLFAMYVQEYGSACPSPNQRHVYLAYIDSVKYFRPEIKSASGEALRTFVYHEILIGYLDFCKKRGFVSCSIWTCPSTKRDDYVLYCHPTIQKMPKSDKLRSWYQNLVKKAVKEGVVVERNTLYDFFLQPTNECKTNISAAWLPYCDNDFWPGEAERLLEKKDDDTSQKKETQLGRLLRVAKRDDRKGNLEDILLVHKLGERLRTMKEDFLMLCLQQFCKHCHHPIVSGSSWVCTSCKNFFLCERCYAEELNTPLKDRHPATTKQKHAFERIEEEPLPETDDVDPTMESKYFDSRIDFLKHCQDNQYQFDTLRRAKHSTMMILYHLHDSTCSSCHRAMDQCLAWRCLVCLGCNFCDSCYKQDGESLHIHKLRQKKDHHVLQKYTLQQDYLEGLVHASRCFDRSCTSKLCLTLKKLFFHGVRCHTRARGGGGCHMCVFMWKLLFTHSLLCDNADCSAPRCRDIKAYIADRSMTDLSISG
- the LOC127778443 gene encoding probable histone acetyltransferase HAC-like 3 isoform X1 codes for the protein MMAKTLQGTQQQYAASGFPTQQYPTSGWTQSAAEILQLDNMDQDTSVVRNIIHRKIVEYLNERKEFCNFDLSFLMEIGKCIDRHLFEKADSKIKYMDLETLRTRLNAIVNSASFRGSMFHWNASAASSKLNSQQLPVMEVPIYHDRVTPGPNNLPSCAYNVSSTQGYNQYENCMGAANFAHSLADKPKQMPERLANTIFTSCASTLPKCSPSIDVLHTGHIKEHFSGDAYQNDSSQPSTSGSSSSLSAVWDQTTCSSAMRTLPMDSFSTVNGQNLSTNNKSLYPTTGQGPLLQQYVECEMKQETWSQSLEQSDQSNITTGNHDLYHAQIHPYINGEHKRDRCIQMKEKLGHTSDHEGFSREKSSNLSNHFMHHQQGFMTNYGACSPVSKTVDRAEQTSNSTVSKPTSPASDGSSGKHYPAKRLKVDVPHLVHVNEMEASKEQQPAANETYASAETVQSEVTNSPTKSPCCTSLGDNIACTDSVHGMDMVRLSGSAVQTEEEFRRENSDIEMKDAKVDLLDQTLSGDSLRARKRRGASVLYALTSEELKDHLCTLNHDTSQSKVPTEELLSVEGLPDQNTCNLCGMERLLFEPPPRFCALCFKIINSTGSYYVEVENGNDKSSICGRCHHLSSAKAKYQKRFSYAETDAEAEWWVQCDKCKAWQHQICALFNPKIVDPEAEYTCAKCFLKEKDNEDVDSLEPSTILGARELPRTRLSDHIEQRLSERLVQERQQRAIASGKSVDEVPGVEGLTVRVVSSADRTLQVQPRFKDFFKKEQYPGEFPYKSKAILLFQKNEGVDVCLFAMYVQEYGSACPSPNQRHVYLAYIDSVKYFRPEIKSASGEALRTFVYHEILIGYLDFCKKRGFVSCSIWTCPSTKRDDYVLYCHPTIQKMPKSDKLRSWYQNLVKKAVKEGVVVERNTLYDFFLQPTNECKTNISAAWLPYCDNDFWPGEAERLLEKKDDDTSQKKETQLGRLLRVAKRDDRKGNLEDILLVHKLGERLRTMKEDFLMLCLQQFCKHCHHPIVSGSSWVCTSCKNFFLCERCYAEELNTPLKDRHPATTKQKHAFERIEEEPLPETDDVDPTMESKYFDSRIDFLKHCQDNQYQFDTLRRAKHSTMMILYHLHDSTCSSCHRAMDQCLAWRCLVCLGCNFCDSCYKQDGESLHIHKLRQKKDHHVLQKYTLQDYLEGLVHASRCFDRSCTSKLCLTLKKLFFHGVRCHTRARGGGGCHMCVFMWKLLFTHSLLCDNADCSAPRCRDIKAYIADRSMTDLSISG